From Dermochelys coriacea isolate rDerCor1 chromosome 9, rDerCor1.pri.v4, whole genome shotgun sequence, one genomic window encodes:
- the SOWAHD gene encoding ankyrin repeat domain-containing protein SOWAHD isoform X2: protein MSRGEQILGMVKPAGDIMARMQREESLEVSKGTEPRVLPEASQPQAEALIDSQTPNPTVQVLSSSSSSSAAGNMNLCQSQKRDLTRSLGWSSRGSGNWDVSSDTARLSIGRGSARRRGLKEVLLQSSGAERAMWLAAAQKIASSSSPAVGMHQELEQKLEQSPEDLSLALDPLEHEWMLTVAQGDPESIMRLLDMDPSLLNRRDFVTGFTALHWLAKHGHHEALIEMITCAEKKGYHADVNIPTASGGLTPLHLAALQGHEMVIKVLVGAYGANTSLRDHSGHKAWQYLKAGASRELKELSGALEEDLAQLGVWNTNNNCKSSRQAGGSVAEQRTQVFTRLPSFRSMFRQALSFFQDL from the coding sequence ATGTCTCGCGGGGAGCAGATCTTGGGGATGGTGAAGCCTGCAGGAGACATCATGGCCAGGATGCAGAGGGAAGAGAGTCTGGAGGTATCAAAGGGCACTGAGCCACGTGTATTGCCAGAGGCCTCCCAGCCTCAAGCAGAAGCGCTTATTGACAGCCAGACGCCCAACCCCACAGTCCAGGTATTATCatcctcttcatcatcatcagCAGCAGGGAACATGAATCTCTGCCAGTCACAGAAGAGGGACCTGACCAGGAGCCTGGGCTGGAGTAGTAGAGGTTCCGGTAACTGGGATGTGAGCTCTGATACGGCCAGGCTCTCCATAGGCCGGGGCAGCGCGCGGCGGAGGGGCCTGAAGGAGGTCCTGCTGCAGAGCAGTGGAGCCGAGCGAGCCATGTGGCTTGCAGCTGCTCAGAAGatagccagcagcagcagccctgctgtGGGGATGCACCAAGAGCTGGAGCAGAAGTTGGAACAGAGCCCTGAGGACTTGTCCTTAGCCCTAGACCCCCTCGAGCATGAGTGGATGCTGACTGTGGCCCAGGGGGACCCTGAGAGCATCATGAGATTGCTAGACATGGATCCCAGTCTGCTGAACAGGAGAGATTTTGTGACAGGGTTCACTGCCCTCCACTGGCTGGCCAAGCATGGCCACCATGAGGCCCTGATCGAGATGATCACCTGTGCAGAGAAGAAGGGCTACCATGCAGATGTCAACATTCCCACAGCCAGTGGTGGGCTGACCCCCCTGCATCTGGCTGCCCTGCAGGGACACGAGATGGTCATCAAGGTGTTGGTGGGAGCCTACGGTGCCAACACGAGCCTGCGGGACCACAGCGGCCACAAAGCCTGGCAGTACCTGAAAGCAGGTGCCTCCAGGGAGCTGAAGGAGCTGTCAGGGGCTTTAGAGGAAGACCTGGCCCAGCTTGGGGTGTGGAACACCAACAACAACTGCAAGTCGTCCAGACAGGCTGGTGGCTCTGTTGCTGAACAGAGGACCCAGGTGTTCACCAGACTGCCATCCTTCAGGAGCATGTTCAGACAGGCACTTTCATTCTTCCAAGACCTTTAA